A window from Akkermansia muciniphila encodes these proteins:
- a CDS encoding class II aldolase/adducin family protein has protein sequence MSEDWSISPPLPDKVFPWEKYNPVTREEVNEFFHSPEILVIKERMCDIGRRLWNREYVDGNGGNISVRVAQNLLLCSPTLCSKGFMTVEDICMVDMDARQKAGIRPSTSEVKTHIAMMKSVGVNSCIHAHPPHCNAFLFAGQVPPSGINPEADIFLGHIPLAPYGTPGSPETAQAVAEAAKQSTVVFMENHGVIAGARDVEEAEWFMENADAYCRMVLMAGLHKAPLNQVGPEGVDDFLAIRKAIGYAVPENQPLYNTETYAGYKLGKSGK, from the coding sequence ATGTCAGAAGACTGGTCAATCTCCCCTCCCCTCCCGGACAAGGTGTTCCCGTGGGAAAAATACAACCCCGTCACGCGGGAGGAAGTGAACGAATTCTTCCATTCCCCTGAAATCCTGGTTATCAAGGAACGCATGTGCGACATAGGCCGCCGCCTGTGGAACCGCGAATATGTGGACGGCAATGGGGGCAACATCTCCGTGCGCGTGGCGCAGAACCTGCTGCTCTGCTCCCCCACCCTGTGCTCCAAGGGCTTCATGACCGTGGAAGACATCTGCATGGTGGACATGGACGCGCGCCAGAAGGCGGGCATACGCCCCTCCACCAGTGAGGTGAAAACGCACATCGCCATGATGAAATCCGTGGGCGTCAACTCCTGCATCCACGCCCATCCCCCGCACTGCAACGCCTTCCTGTTCGCCGGGCAGGTTCCCCCCTCCGGCATCAATCCGGAAGCGGACATCTTCCTGGGCCACATCCCGCTGGCCCCCTACGGTACGCCCGGTTCTCCGGAAACGGCGCAAGCCGTGGCGGAAGCGGCCAAACAGTCCACTGTGGTCTTCATGGAAAACCACGGCGTGATCGCCGGGGCCCGTGATGTAGAGGAAGCGGAATGGTTCATGGAAAACGCGGACGCCTACTGCCGCATGGTGCTGATGGCCGGACTGCACAAGGCCCCCCTGAACCAGGTGGGACCGGAGGGAGTGGATGACTTCCTGGCTATCCGCAAAGCCATCGGCTATGCCGTTCCGGAAAACCAGCCCCTGTACAATACGGAGACCTACGCCGGGTACAAGCTGGGCAAATCCGGCAAATAG
- the fucK gene encoding L-fuculokinase, translating into MYSLCLDCGATNVRAMVVDEQGVIAGKASQPNATLPGEENPEFHVWDADRIFKQLSECAVKALEGLDVTQVRAVTVTTFGVDGALVDTEGRQLYPVISWKCPRTAEVMKNIGKYISQEELDRISGVGAFAFNTIYKLVWIKENRPELLEKAHAWLFISNLLAYKLTGVMATDRTMAGTSQLTDLETGDFSPVILNRLGLRRGLFPPTVDAGETIGVLTPEAAAAMGIPALAGLPVISAGHDTQFAIFGSGADRDQPVLSSGTWEILMARSAQARLTPEDYADGATAEFDAEPGLLNPGLQWLGSGIIEWVKAACFRGESYDTMDAEAAAIPPGCDGVTMVPDFLASGDRKGSINGLVLGRTRGHIYRAAMEALTWRLKSRLRRLESVGGFKSEFLILVGGGARNSVWTQMRADILRIPVKVSEVSESTVLGASMFAFAGAGVYSTPEQARDAFGITYRTYMPGPQETAYENLNH; encoded by the coding sequence ATGTACTCCCTCTGCTTGGACTGCGGCGCGACGAACGTGCGCGCGATGGTTGTGGATGAACAAGGCGTCATCGCGGGGAAGGCCTCGCAGCCGAACGCCACGCTGCCCGGTGAGGAAAATCCGGAATTCCACGTCTGGGACGCGGACCGGATTTTCAAGCAGCTCTCCGAATGCGCCGTGAAGGCCCTTGAGGGCCTGGATGTGACACAGGTGCGGGCGGTAACCGTCACCACCTTCGGCGTGGACGGCGCGCTGGTGGATACGGAAGGGCGGCAGCTTTACCCGGTCATTTCCTGGAAATGCCCCCGCACGGCGGAGGTTATGAAAAACATCGGCAAGTACATCTCCCAGGAAGAGCTTGACCGTATTTCCGGCGTGGGCGCCTTTGCCTTCAACACCATTTACAAGCTCGTCTGGATCAAGGAAAACCGCCCGGAACTGCTGGAAAAGGCCCATGCGTGGCTCTTCATCTCCAACCTCCTGGCGTACAAGCTCACCGGCGTCATGGCGACGGACCGGACCATGGCCGGAACCTCCCAGCTCACGGACCTGGAAACGGGAGACTTCTCCCCCGTCATTCTGAACCGCCTCGGCCTGCGCCGCGGCCTCTTCCCCCCCACGGTGGACGCGGGGGAGACCATCGGCGTCCTCACGCCGGAAGCGGCGGCAGCCATGGGCATTCCCGCCCTGGCGGGCCTCCCCGTCATTTCCGCGGGGCACGACACCCAGTTCGCCATCTTCGGTTCCGGCGCGGACAGGGACCAGCCGGTCCTTTCCTCCGGCACCTGGGAAATCCTGATGGCGCGCTCCGCGCAGGCCCGGCTGACACCGGAGGACTACGCGGACGGAGCCACGGCGGAATTCGACGCGGAACCGGGCCTTCTGAATCCCGGCCTGCAATGGCTCGGTTCCGGCATCATTGAATGGGTGAAAGCCGCCTGCTTCCGCGGTGAATCCTACGATACCATGGATGCGGAAGCGGCCGCCATCCCCCCCGGCTGCGACGGCGTCACGATGGTTCCGGACTTCCTGGCTTCCGGGGACCGGAAAGGCTCCATCAACGGCCTGGTGCTGGGACGGACGCGCGGCCACATTTACCGCGCCGCCATGGAAGCGCTTACCTGGCGGCTGAAATCCCGCCTGCGCCGCCTGGAATCCGTGGGCGGCTTCAAAAGCGAATTCCTCATCCTGGTGGGCGGAGGCGCCAGAAACAGCGTCTGGACCCAGATGCGGGCGGACATCCTCCGGATCCCCGTGAAGGTCTCTGAAGTATCTGAAAGTACCGTGCTGGGCGCATCCATGTTTGCCTTTGCGGGCGCCGGGGTGTACTCTACGCCGGAGCAGGCCAGGGACGCCTTCGGCATCACTTACCGGACGTATATGCCGGGCCCCCAGGAAACCGCCTACGAAAATCTTAACCACTAA
- a CDS encoding four helix bundle protein produces the protein MAESLVSAKSFSFAVRIIQLCRHLKKQDVERELLSQLIRSGTSIAANLSEAVYGSSRRDFFSKARIALKECSETHTWLKLLHATGSLTETEYSSINQDCTEILKMLISINKTAQQAQPDSY, from the coding sequence ATGGCAGAAAGTCTCGTTTCCGCTAAAAGCTTTTCTTTCGCGGTCCGCATTATTCAATTATGCAGGCACTTGAAAAAGCAGGACGTCGAGCGGGAATTGCTCAGCCAGCTCATACGTTCCGGTACGAGTATTGCCGCCAATTTATCCGAAGCTGTCTACGGGAGCAGCAGAAGGGACTTCTTTTCCAAAGCCCGCATTGCCTTGAAGGAATGTTCCGAGACGCATACATGGCTTAAACTGCTGCATGCCACCGGAAGCCTGACGGAAACGGAATACTCCTCTATCAACCAGGACTGCACGGAAATCCTTAAAATGCTCATTTCTATTAACAAAACAGCTCAACAAGCTCAACCGGATTCCTATTAA
- a CDS encoding L-fucose isomerase, whose translation MKTALPTIGIRPTIDGRRLGVRESLEDQTMNMAKAAAALIEANIRHASGEPVQCVIADTCIGGPAEAAACADKFKANNVGVSLAVTPCWCYGSETFDMDPFTPKAIWGFNGTERPGAVYLAAALAGLNQKGFPAFSIYGKDVQDAGDTSIPEDVAEKILRFCRAGLAVATLRGKGYLSIGGCSMGIAGSIVDQSFWENYLGIRVQAVDMTEVRRRMDQKIYDEAEFDLAMQWADAVFKFAEDKNRPDLKLDEAGRRRTFKESVLMAMIFRDMMQGNPKLKKIDREEESLGYQAIAGGFQGQRHWTDFYPNGDIAETLLNSTFDWNGPRAPMPFATENDSLNGACLLFGYLLTGQANVFADVRTYWSPEAVKRVTGYKLEGHAKDGIIHLINSGSAALDGCMACTDKDGKPVMKKHWDVTPDDAKTMMEQAVWCPANREYFRGGGYSVHYVTKGGAPVTMMRLNIVKGLGPVLIVAEGWSVDLPAKVHKTLDERTDPGWPTTWFAPRLTGKGAFTDVYSVMANMGANHGAFTYGHIGSDILTLASMLRIPVYAHNIPDDQIYRPSAWGLHGTADPEGADFRACANYGPLYGKY comes from the coding sequence ATGAAAACAGCATTACCAACCATCGGTATCCGCCCCACGATTGACGGCCGCCGCCTCGGCGTCCGGGAATCCCTGGAAGATCAAACCATGAACATGGCCAAGGCGGCCGCGGCTCTCATTGAGGCCAACATCCGCCACGCCTCCGGCGAACCCGTCCAGTGCGTGATCGCAGACACCTGCATCGGCGGTCCGGCGGAAGCCGCCGCCTGCGCGGACAAGTTCAAGGCCAACAACGTCGGCGTCTCCCTGGCCGTCACGCCCTGCTGGTGCTACGGCAGCGAGACCTTTGACATGGACCCGTTCACGCCCAAGGCCATCTGGGGCTTCAACGGCACGGAACGCCCCGGCGCCGTGTACCTGGCCGCCGCCCTGGCCGGACTGAACCAGAAGGGGTTCCCCGCCTTCTCCATTTACGGAAAAGACGTTCAGGACGCTGGGGATACCTCCATTCCGGAAGACGTGGCTGAAAAAATCCTGCGCTTCTGCCGCGCCGGCCTCGCCGTAGCCACCCTCCGCGGCAAAGGCTACCTCTCCATCGGCGGCTGCTCCATGGGCATCGCCGGCTCCATCGTGGACCAGTCCTTCTGGGAAAACTACCTGGGCATCCGCGTGCAGGCCGTGGACATGACGGAAGTGCGCCGCCGCATGGACCAGAAGATTTACGACGAAGCGGAATTCGACCTCGCCATGCAATGGGCGGACGCCGTCTTCAAATTCGCCGAAGACAAGAACCGCCCGGACCTGAAGCTGGACGAGGCCGGACGCCGCAGAACCTTCAAGGAAAGCGTGCTGATGGCCATGATCTTCCGGGACATGATGCAGGGCAACCCCAAGCTCAAGAAGATCGACCGCGAAGAGGAATCCCTGGGCTACCAGGCCATCGCCGGCGGCTTCCAGGGCCAGCGCCACTGGACGGACTTCTACCCGAACGGAGACATTGCGGAAACCCTGCTCAACTCCACCTTTGACTGGAACGGCCCGCGCGCGCCAATGCCCTTCGCCACGGAAAACGACTCCCTGAACGGGGCCTGCCTCCTCTTCGGCTACCTGCTCACCGGACAAGCCAATGTCTTTGCGGACGTGCGCACCTACTGGAGCCCGGAAGCCGTGAAGCGCGTCACGGGCTACAAGCTGGAAGGCCACGCCAAGGACGGCATCATCCACCTCATCAACTCCGGCTCCGCGGCCCTGGACGGCTGCATGGCCTGCACGGACAAGGACGGCAAGCCCGTCATGAAAAAGCACTGGGACGTGACCCCGGACGACGCGAAAACCATGATGGAACAAGCCGTCTGGTGCCCCGCCAACCGGGAATACTTCCGCGGCGGCGGCTACTCCGTCCACTACGTCACCAAGGGCGGCGCGCCCGTCACCATGATGCGCCTGAACATCGTCAAGGGCCTCGGCCCCGTCCTCATCGTGGCGGAAGGCTGGTCCGTGGACCTGCCCGCCAAGGTGCACAAGACCCTGGACGAACGCACCGATCCGGGCTGGCCGACCACCTGGTTCGCCCCGCGCCTGACCGGCAAGGGAGCCTTCACGGATGTCTACAGCGTCATGGCCAACATGGGCGCCAACCACGGAGCCTTCACCTACGGCCACATCGGTTCCGACATCCTGACGCTGGCCTCCATGCTGCGCATCCCCGTATACGCCCACAACATCCCGGACGACCAAATCTACCGTCCCTCCGCCTGGGGCCTCCACGGCACCGCGGACCCGGAAGGCGCCGACTTCCGCGCCTGCGCCAACTACGGGCCATTGTACGGAAAATACTGA
- a CDS encoding sialidase family protein has protein sequence MRLSLNTLTGLALLCALGMSVPAARGTESFEQAKHGKFTTLSTKYGSMSCRDGVAEIGGGGKSGKSSLRMFGGQDTELKLDLKDTPSKEVLLSAWAERWTGQAPFEFSIVAVGPKGEKKIYDGKDIRTGGFNTKIKTHVPAGTRSLVFKLTSPENKGLRLDDLFIVPSIPMKVNPQVEMASSAYPVMVRIPCNPVLSLKVQTDGCLNPQFLTAVNLDFTGTTKLSDIESVTVMRGDEAPPVLQGEKTLQVDASQILGTVKLSGASKPQVPVKGKLELDPGDNYLWACVTMKEGASLDGRVVVRPASVVAGNKLMKVANAAPVAQRIGVAVVKHGDFNSKFYRIPGLVRTKKGSLLAVYDIRYDRSNDLPANIDVGVSRSTDGGRTWSDVKIAMDDSKIDPSLGATNGVGDPAILVDEKTGRVWAAALWSHKHSIWGSKSGDNSPDACGQLALAYSDDDGLTWSKPINITEQTKDKDWRILFNGPGNGICMKDGTLVFAAQYWDGKGVPWSTIVYSKDQGKTWHCGTGVNEQTTEAQVIELKDGSIMINARCNWGGSRVVGVTKDLGKTWEKHPTNRTPQLREPVCQGSLLAVDGVPGAGRVVLFSNPNTTSGRSHMTLKASTDDAGSWPEDKWLLYDARNGWGYSCLAPVDKNHVGVLYESQGALNFLKIPYKEVLNAGSAR, from the coding sequence ATGCGTTTATCTTTGAATACATTAACGGGGCTTGCCCTGCTGTGTGCCCTGGGCATGTCTGTTCCCGCCGCCCGCGGCACGGAAAGCTTTGAGCAGGCCAAACACGGCAAGTTTACGACGCTTTCCACCAAGTACGGCTCCATGTCCTGCCGGGACGGGGTGGCGGAAATCGGGGGAGGAGGAAAATCCGGGAAATCTTCCCTGCGGATGTTCGGCGGCCAGGATACCGAACTGAAGCTGGACTTGAAGGATACCCCGTCCAAGGAAGTTCTGCTGTCCGCCTGGGCGGAGCGCTGGACTGGGCAGGCCCCCTTTGAATTCTCCATTGTGGCCGTAGGGCCCAAGGGGGAAAAGAAGATTTATGACGGCAAGGACATCAGGACGGGCGGCTTCAATACCAAGATAAAGACCCATGTCCCCGCCGGAACGCGCTCCCTGGTGTTCAAGCTGACATCTCCGGAAAACAAGGGGTTGAGGCTGGATGACCTGTTCATCGTGCCCAGCATTCCCATGAAGGTGAATCCGCAGGTGGAGATGGCTTCTTCCGCCTATCCGGTGATGGTGCGCATTCCGTGCAATCCCGTTCTTTCCCTGAAGGTTCAAACGGACGGCTGCCTCAATCCGCAGTTCCTGACGGCCGTCAATCTGGATTTCACGGGCACGACGAAGCTTTCCGACATTGAATCCGTGACGGTGATGCGGGGAGACGAGGCACCTCCCGTTCTCCAGGGAGAGAAGACGCTCCAGGTGGATGCCTCCCAGATACTGGGCACGGTGAAGCTTTCCGGCGCCTCCAAGCCCCAGGTTCCCGTGAAGGGGAAACTGGAGCTGGATCCCGGCGACAATTACCTGTGGGCCTGCGTGACGATGAAGGAAGGCGCCTCCCTGGACGGCAGGGTGGTGGTGCGCCCGGCCAGCGTTGTGGCGGGGAACAAGCTGATGAAGGTGGCCAATGCCGCCCCGGTGGCGCAGCGCATCGGCGTTGCCGTAGTGAAGCACGGGGATTTCAATTCCAAATTCTACCGCATTCCCGGCCTGGTCCGGACGAAAAAGGGTTCCCTTCTGGCTGTGTATGATATCCGCTATGACCGTTCCAACGACCTGCCGGCCAATATTGACGTGGGCGTGAGCCGCTCCACGGACGGAGGCCGCACCTGGTCCGACGTCAAGATCGCCATGGACGATTCCAAGATTGATCCCTCCCTGGGCGCTACCAACGGCGTGGGGGACCCCGCCATTCTGGTGGATGAAAAGACCGGCCGCGTCTGGGCAGCCGCCCTCTGGAGCCACAAGCACTCCATCTGGGGCAGCAAGTCCGGAGACAATTCCCCGGATGCCTGCGGGCAGCTGGCGCTGGCGTACAGCGATGACGACGGCCTTACCTGGTCCAAGCCCATCAACATTACGGAACAGACCAAGGACAAGGACTGGCGCATTCTGTTCAACGGCCCCGGCAACGGCATCTGCATGAAGGACGGCACGCTGGTCTTTGCCGCCCAGTACTGGGACGGCAAGGGTGTGCCGTGGTCCACCATCGTTTATTCCAAGGACCAGGGCAAGACCTGGCACTGCGGCACGGGCGTCAATGAGCAGACGACGGAAGCCCAGGTGATTGAGTTGAAAGACGGCTCCATCATGATCAATGCCCGCTGCAACTGGGGCGGCTCCCGCGTGGTGGGCGTTACGAAGGACCTGGGCAAAACATGGGAAAAACACCCCACCAACCGCACTCCCCAGTTGAGGGAACCCGTCTGCCAGGGCAGCCTGCTTGCCGTGGACGGAGTGCCGGGCGCGGGCAGGGTGGTCCTGTTCTCCAACCCCAACACCACCTCCGGGCGTTCCCACATGACCCTGAAGGCTTCCACGGATGACGCCGGTTCATGGCCGGAGGACAAGTGGCTCCTTTACGACGCCCGCAACGGCTGGGGCTATTCCTGCCTGGCTCCCGTGGATAAAAACCACGTGGGCGTGCTGTATGAATCCCAGGGGGCGCTGAACTTCCTGAAAATCCCGTACAAGGAGGTTCTCAATGCGGGCAGTGCGCGCTGA